The Cyanobacteriota bacterium genome contains the following window.
TGATTGTTTCTGGGATAGTCAGGGGGAAGTAGATAGTTGGCGCGTGAATACCTTTGTCTAAGAGGCGTTTAGCTACGTCAAGAGCAGTGATGCCATATTTCTCTTTGAGCTTTTGGGCTGAAATAATGAATTCATGTTTGCAAATTCTATTGAATTTGGGACTGAAGACACCGCTATTAGAAAGGATTTCACTTTGCTTAATTCTTGACTGAATATAGTTGGCATTAAGGGTTGCAGTCTCCGCAATACGTTTGATACCTTCCTTGCCGTTACGTTTGATATAAACAAGAGCTCTTAAGAGCACATTGAAATTGCCATTGAATGCTCTTACTCTACCAATGCTTTCGCGTGACTCATGGTTCCAGAATAAATCACCTTCGCTATCTTTTTTGAGACTTGGACCAGGAAGATAAGGAGTTAAAGCTCTGCTTGCTCCTATAGGACCAGCTCCAGGACCGCCACCACCATGCGGGGTAGAAAAGGTCTTGTGTAAATTAAGATGTAGCAAATCAAAACCCATATCACCAGGACGACAGATACCAGCAATTGCATTTAAGTTGGCTCCGTCATAGTACATGAGTCCACCATCTTCACGAATTAGTCTGACGACTTCAAGGATGTTTTGATTGAATAATCCAAAAGTGTTTGGGTTGGTGAGCATCATCACTGCAATTTGATTCTGATGTTTCTCTAGTACTCGTTTCAGGTCTTCGATATCAACATTGCCATCACTAGATGATTGAACAGAAACAGTCTTAAATCCTGCCATTGATGCTGATGCTGGATTGGTACCATGAGCGGAATCCGGAACCAAAACAATACTACGATCTTCTTTGCGGTCTTTGAAATAATGCTTTGCCATTAACAGCGCTGAGTACTCACCGTGCGCGCCAGCAGCGGGTTGCAAACTAAATTTGTGAAAACCAGTGATCTCGCAAAGAGCGCTATTGAGTTCTGTATAAACTTCAAGGGCTCCCTGGATATTTTTTTCATAATCATAAGGATGTAAATTAGTCCAAGCTGAATCACTGGCAATAATGTCATTGATCTTGGGATTGTATTTCATTGTGCAAGAACCTAGTGGATAAAAATGAGTATCTATAGAGAAGTTCTTCTGTGACAATCTGGTGAAGTAACGACACACAGTCAGCTCACCCTGATCAGGGATCTCGATTGAAGGCAGGTTAGAAGCATAAAAATCATAACTAAGTTTGGCTAGGTCTGTTTCTTGGATGACCGGTGCTCTCAAATCTTGCCCATCCTCAGAAAGGATAGCTGCAATTTCTTCAAGGAATGAATTGAGATCGCTGACGCTATGTAACTCTGTGACAGTAACTAAATAGAGGTTCTTGCTAAAGTCAAGAGAGAATAAACAAGAATTGTCTTTGAGTAGTTTGTTGACATTGACAGTATAAGTCTTGAATAAATCATTCAATGGACTGTCTGGATTAATTGATAAGCAAAACTCATTGAATGGATTTTCAGTTTTGATTTCAATGCCATCAATGGTTCCAAGTGCTGCTTTGAAAGCGCGAGTCTTGGTCCAGTTGTCTTTAGCGATATTGCGCAAGCCCGTTTTGCCCATCTGTGCAAGATAGATAGCAGTGCAAAGTGCGTGCAGTGATTGATTGGTGCAGATGTTTGAACTTGCTCTATCTCTTTTGATATGTTGTTCGCGGGCTTGAAAGGTAAGTACGTAACCCTCTTTGTCATTTCGGTCAGTGGTCTTGCCGATGATACGTCCTGGCATTTGACGTACATGCTCTTGTTTACTAGCTATGAAACCAACTTGAGCTCCGCCGTAGTGACTTGGATTGCCAAAGCTTTGGCAAGAGCCGCAAATTATATCAGCACCAAGCTCAGAGAGTTTTGCTTGAGCTACTAGTGCATATGCTTCTGGTACAACTACTATCAAGAATAGATTGTGATCTTCAACTGATTTGCGTAGGATCTGAGTTGTGTCCTTGTTAATAGTTTCACCGTAAAAATTAGGATTAGCAATCACCATGGTTGATCCATCTGGAATATCTGCGATACTTTCATAGAATTTGTATTCAATACCAAGCGGTTCTAGGTAGTTCTTGGCTACATTGATATATTCAGGATGAATGTATTTAGAGAGATAGACTTCGCGTTTTTTGTTGATGCGCCATGACATTGTAATCGCCTCAGCAAAAGCGGTTGCGCCATCATACATTGAAGCATTCGCGATATCCATTCCTGTTAGCTCAACAATGAAGCTCTGGAATTTATAAATTGCTTCAAGTGTACCTTGAGATACTTCTGGTTGATACGGAGTGTATGCAGTAAGAAATTCTCCTCGATTAGAAATTGCTTTAACCAAAGCTGGTACATGATGCTGGTAACATCCTGCTCCCTTGAAGCTAGTGAAACGAGTTTTAGTTTGATTCTTTGCACCAAGTTTGGAGAAATATTTTTCTAATTCCCATTCTTGATAGCCAGATTCAAGATTGAGGTCACGCTTGAGCAAGAGATTTTCTGGGATGTCGATAAATAAATCATCAAGACTGGTGATTCCTGTAGTTTGAAGCATTTCTTGGCGTTCTAGGTCATTAAGTCCGATATATGGCATAGAAATAATTGTATCATGCAGTAATCTCGCGAATTATTAGAGATCTTGCGCTTTTGCATTAGGACCATAGAATGATCCTGTTTTTACTTTATGACACGCTGAAAATGAAGTTTTATGCTCGAGTCCTTAGTCAGCAACAAAGCCTCTACGCATAGTATTTTCTGAGATCGTCTTTTCGTGAATAAACTGCAAGAGATAGTTTGGTCCACCAGCTTTAAGCCCAATACTAGATTCTTTGATCCCACCAAAGGCTTGTCTTGAGACGACAGCTCCGGTGCAAGGTCGATTAATGTAGAAATTACCAACTTGCATTTCCCTTGTGACTTTCTTTATATTGTTAGGGCTTCTAGAATAGAGTCCACCTGTTAAACCAAAGTCTGAGTTGTTTGCTAATTCAATAGCGTGGTCAAGATTTTTGGCTCTTAGCAAAACTAAAACAGGTCCGAAGACTTCTTCTTGAAC
Protein-coding sequences here:
- the gcvPB gene encoding aminomethyl-transferring glycine dehydrogenase subunit GcvPB; the protein is MPYIGLNDLERQEMLQTTGITSLDDLFIDIPENLLLKRDLNLESGYQEWELEKYFSKLGAKNQTKTRFTSFKGAGCYQHHVPALVKAISNRGEFLTAYTPYQPEVSQGTLEAIYKFQSFIVELTGMDIANASMYDGATAFAEAITMSWRINKKREVYLSKYIHPEYINVAKNYLEPLGIEYKFYESIADIPDGSTMVIANPNFYGETINKDTTQILRKSVEDHNLFLIVVVPEAYALVAQAKLSELGADIICGSCQSFGNPSHYGGAQVGFIASKQEHVRQMPGRIIGKTTDRNDKEGYVLTFQAREQHIKRDRASSNICTNQSLHALCTAIYLAQMGKTGLRNIAKDNWTKTRAFKAALGTIDGIEIKTENPFNEFCLSINPDSPLNDLFKTYTVNVNKLLKDNSCLFSLDFSKNLYLVTVTELHSVSDLNSFLEEIAAILSEDGQDLRAPVIQETDLAKLSYDFYASNLPSIEIPDQGELTVCRYFTRLSQKNFSIDTHFYPLGSCTMKYNPKINDIIASDSAWTNLHPYDYEKNIQGALEVYTELNSALCEITGFHKFSLQPAAGAHGEYSALLMAKHYFKDRKEDRSIVLVPDSAHGTNPASASMAGFKTVSVQSSSDGNVDIEDLKRVLEKHQNQIAVMMLTNPNTFGLFNQNILEVVRLIREDGGLMYYDGANLNAIAGICRPGDMGFDLLHLNLHKTFSTPHGGGGPGAGPIGASRALTPYLPGPSLKKDSEGDLFWNHESRESIGRVRAFNGNFNVLLRALVYIKRNGKEGIKRIAETATLNANYIQSRIKQSEILSNSGVFSPKFNRICKHEFIISAQKLKEKYGITALDVAKRLLDKGIHAPTIYFPLTIPETIMIEPTETEPKSSLDALVTAFEEIITEAQTEEGRATLKTAPHSTEFSRFDDVKAVKEPILSERMEAMRSNALERL